A single region of the Sorghum bicolor cultivar BTx623 chromosome 7, Sorghum_bicolor_NCBIv3, whole genome shotgun sequence genome encodes:
- the LOC8071038 gene encoding exopolygalacturonase codes for MELRPWLLLVVVAIVVSISADGGTVINVKNYGAHGNGANDDSKPLMAAWKAACGSAGAVTMVVTPGTYYIGPVQFHGPCKASSLTFQLQGSTLKAATDLSKFGNDWIEFGWVNGLTVTGGTIDGQGAASWPFNKCPVRKDCKVLPTSVLFVNNQNTVVRDVTSVNPKFFHMALLTVKNIRMSGLKISAPSNSPNTDGIHIERSSGIQITDTRISTGDDCISIGQGNDNVQIARVQCGPGHGMSVGSLGRYASEGDVTRVHVRDMTFTGTTNGVRIKTWENSPSKSHAAHMVFENMVMKDVQNPIIIDQKYCPYYNCEHKYVSGVTIQDIQFKNIKGTAATQVAVLLRCGVPCQGLVLQDVDLRYKGQGGTLAKCENAKAKYVGNQFPKPCP; via the exons ATGGAATTGCGGCCGTGGCTGCTCTTAGTGGTCGTCGCGATCGTCGTGTCAATATCTGCAGACGGGGGGACCGTCATAAACGTCAAGAACTACGGGGCCCATGGCAATGGCGCCAATGACGATTCCAAG CCACTGATGGCGGCGTGGAAGGCAGCGTGCGGATCAGCTGGCGCGGTGACGATGGTCGTGACGCCGGGGACGTACTACATCGGTCCGGTGCAGTTCCACGGCCCCTGCAAGGCCTCCAGCTTGACCTTCCAGCTGCAG GGTAGTACGCTCAAGGCCGCCACGGACCTGAGCAAGTTCGGCAACGACTGGATCGAGTTCGGGTGGGTGAACGGGCTTACCGTCACAGGCGGCACCATTGACGGCCAGGGCGCCGCCTCGTGGCCCTTCAACAAGTGCCCCGTCCGCAAGGACTGCAAAGTCCTGCCCACC AGCGTGCTGTTCGTGAACAACCAGAACACAGTGGTGCGCGACGTGACGTCAGTGAATCCCAAGTTCTTCCACATGGCGCTGCTGACGGTCAAGAACATCCGGATGAGCGGGCTCAAGATCAGCGCGCCGTCCAACAGTCCCAACACGGATGGCATCCACATCGAGCGCAGCAGCGGCATACAAATCACGGACACGCGCATCAGCACGGGCGACGACTGCATCTCCATCGGTCAGGGCAACGACAACGTGCAAATTGCCCGCGTGCAGTGCGGCCCCGGCCACGGCATGAGTGTCGGCAGCTTGGGTCGGTATGCCAGCGAGGGCGACGTCACACGGGTCCACGTCCGCGACATGACCTTCACGGGCACCACGAACGGCGTTCGCATCAAGACATGGGAGAACTCCCCTTCCAAAAGCCACGCCGCACACATGGTTTTCGAGAACATGGTCATGAAGGACGTCCAGAACCCCATTATCATCGACCAGAAGTACTGCCCCTACTACAACTGCGAGCACAAG TACGTGTCCGGGGTGACTATCCAGGACATTCAGTTCAAGAACATCAAGGGCACGGCGGCGACCCAGGTGGCGGTGTTACTACGGTGCGGTGTGCCGTGCCAGGGTCTGGTGCTGCAGGACGTGGACCTTAGGTACAAGGGGCAGGGTGGTACATTGGCCAAGTGCGAGAATGCCAAGGCCAAGTACGTTGGCAACCAGTTTCCCAAGCCGTGCCCGTAG